In Lagopus muta isolate bLagMut1 chromosome 20, bLagMut1 primary, whole genome shotgun sequence, the following proteins share a genomic window:
- the LOC125702988 gene encoding fibrinogen-like protein 1-like protein, with protein MGLQAGTRQFHGNLVLLPVVAVMLLHCVSAGPGMPTASSRSVPVAGFPADCSHLRKTSPSGVYVIQPARSPPRVVWCDMDTEGKGWTVVQRNSHDTEIAWKQSWTTYKYGFGNVQGDHWLGTEYLHLLTQQGTYKVRFVVRDKANVTHYAEYDIFRVESESSGYPLRLGRFSGEGDDYLTGYYPKKGGIHDNMKFSTVDKDQDQYSGNCASSYGGWWYDRCQNVVLNAQKYILWPGFCDKGDCTSSLILVKPTDVC; from the exons GGCGGTGATGCTTCTCCACTGTGTGAGTGCAGGCCCAGGAATGCCCACTGCCAGCTCGCGGAGTG TTCCTGTTGCAGGGTTCCCCGCAGACTGCAGCCACCTTCGCAAGACCAGCCCCAGCGGGGTGTACGTCATCCAGCCGGCGCGGTCCCCCCCCCGCGTGGTGTGGTGCGACATGGACACCGAGGGCAAGGGCTGGACTGTTGTCCAGAGGAACTCTCATGACACTGAGATCGCGTGGAAGCAGTCCTGGACCACCTACAAGTACGGCTTCGGGAACGTGCAGGGCGACCACTGGCTGGGCACTGAGTACCTGCACCTGCTGACACAGCAGGGCACCTACAAGGTCCGCTTCGTCGTGCGGGACAAAGCCAATGTCACCCACTATGCTGAGTACGACATCTTCAGAGTGGAGAGTGAGAGCAGCGGCTACCCGCTGAGGCTGGGCCGGTTTTCTGGTGAAGGGGACGACTATCTGACCGGCTACTACCCCAAGAAGGGCGGCATCCACGACAACATGAAGTTCAGCACGGTGGACAAAGACCAGGACCAGTACAGTGGGAACTGCGCCAGCAGCTACGGGGGGTGGTGGTACGACAGGTGCCAGAACGTCGTGCTCAATGCCCAGAAGTACATCCTCTGGCCGGGATTCTGTGATAAAGGCGACTGCACATCATCCCTCATCCTGGTCAAACCCACCGATGTGTGCTGA